One window of the Terriglobales bacterium genome contains the following:
- the murG gene encoding undecaprenyldiphospho-muramoylpentapeptide beta-N-acetylglucosaminyltransferase — protein MRAAIVGGGTGGHVIPALAIARELRERHSAEIMFIGTSRGIETRLVPQAGFPLHLVQVGQLKNVSITRRARTLTDIPRAVFACRKLFADFRPQVVIGVGGYASGPAMLAAILMRIPTLAFEPNLVPGFANRMVARFVSAAAVHFEETKRFFRNAVVTGVPVRQEFFRIPERPFTPPGSLLVFGGSQGARVLNQTMIDSIPKWKELGIRVRHQTGERDFEKVDSAYKQAAFPAQVSRFIDDMPSAFAEADLVLCRSGASTVGEITAAGKPAIFVPFPFAADDHQRKNAEAVENAGGARLIPESELTPERLSAAVADLLQSPAILNEMSLKARSLSHPEAVRQIGEMAAKLATEAQKA, from the coding sequence ATGCGAGCCGCAATTGTAGGCGGTGGTACAGGCGGGCACGTGATACCCGCTTTGGCGATTGCGCGCGAGCTGCGTGAGCGCCACTCCGCGGAAATCATGTTCATCGGAACGAGTCGCGGGATCGAAACCCGACTTGTTCCGCAGGCCGGTTTTCCGCTTCATCTGGTTCAAGTCGGTCAATTAAAGAACGTCAGCATTACTCGACGCGCCCGCACTCTCACCGACATTCCCCGAGCTGTATTCGCCTGCCGCAAGCTATTCGCCGACTTTCGACCGCAGGTGGTGATCGGGGTTGGAGGATATGCATCGGGTCCGGCGATGCTCGCGGCTATCCTGATGCGAATTCCCACTTTGGCGTTTGAGCCCAACCTGGTTCCCGGATTTGCTAACCGGATGGTTGCTCGTTTCGTAAGCGCAGCAGCAGTGCACTTTGAGGAGACCAAACGCTTCTTTCGCAATGCTGTAGTAACCGGCGTGCCAGTCCGGCAAGAGTTCTTCCGTATTCCTGAGCGTCCGTTCACGCCTCCTGGATCATTGCTGGTATTCGGAGGCAGCCAGGGCGCACGCGTTCTGAATCAGACGATGATCGATTCAATTCCAAAATGGAAGGAATTGGGAATTCGGGTTCGGCACCAGACCGGCGAGCGCGATTTCGAAAAGGTTGATTCGGCGTACAAGCAGGCAGCCTTTCCCGCGCAGGTGAGTCGTTTCATCGATGACATGCCTTCAGCGTTTGCCGAGGCCGATTTGGTGTTGTGTCGCTCTGGCGCAAGCACCGTAGGAGAAATCACGGCGGCAGGGAAGCCGGCCATCTTCGTTCCGTTCCCATTTGCTGCCGACGATCATCAGCGCAAGAACGCGGAGGCAGTAGAGAACGCTGGAGGTGCGCGGCTCATTCCCGAATCGGAGCTGACTCCTGAACGGCTGAGTGCTGCAGTTGCCGACCTGCTTCAAAGTCCAGCAATTTTGAATGAAATGTCCCTCAAGGCTCGGTCGCTGTCTCATCCTGAAGCTGTGCGCCAAATCGGCGAGATGGCTGCCAAGCTCGCGACCGAGGCACAGAAGGCATAG
- a CDS encoding type II toxin-antitoxin system VapC family toxin, with translation MNYLLDTNVCIALLNEQDEEVRKKFEQAIQSGHTIHVSAIVLFELWYGVGKGSRTERNRNMLLKFLSPSLSAVSFDAEDAEIAGMQRAALEKVGRPIGPYDLLIAGQALRRNWTLVTANVSEFSRIKGLTWEDWSRG, from the coding sequence GTGAACTATCTTCTCGATACCAATGTGTGTATCGCGCTGCTTAACGAGCAGGATGAAGAAGTAAGGAAAAAATTTGAACAGGCGATCCAGTCTGGCCATACCATACACGTTTCGGCAATTGTCCTTTTCGAACTGTGGTATGGCGTAGGGAAGGGCAGTCGGACGGAAAGGAATCGAAACATGCTATTAAAGTTTCTTTCGCCTTCACTTTCGGCAGTTTCGTTCGATGCGGAAGACGCTGAAATAGCTGGTATGCAGAGAGCGGCTCTTGAAAAGGTGGGACGGCCGATCGGTCCGTATGACCTCCTGATTGCGGGACAAGCGTTGCGGCGCAACTGGACGCTGGTGACTGCAAATGTTTCGGAGTTCTCGCGCATAAAAGGACTGACTTGGGAAGATTGGTCCCGAGGTTAG
- the vapB gene encoding type II toxin-antitoxin system VapB family antitoxin, producing the protein MAKEVLAKLFRNGRSQAVRLPKEFRFEGDRVLIRRVRNGVLLQPVKFNVREWFAEIDRLRGDEPFMKEGRNQPRTPKRDVFK; encoded by the coding sequence ATGGCAAAAGAAGTGTTAGCCAAATTGTTTCGGAACGGCCGAAGCCAGGCGGTTCGACTTCCGAAGGAATTCCGCTTTGAAGGAGATCGTGTGCTGATTCGGCGAGTTCGCAACGGAGTGCTCCTCCAACCGGTCAAGTTCAACGTGCGAGAGTGGTTTGCGGAAATCGATCGTCTGCGAGGAGACGAACCCTTTATGAAAGAAGGACGCAACCAGCCGCGAACGCCCAAGCGGGACGTGTTCAAGTGA
- the ftsW gene encoding putative lipid II flippase FtsW has protein sequence MAKRVSVDRWLFGATILLVLLGLLMVFSASAVMAKDRFGSPYTFVLRQIGWACAGVLAMVALMRVDYRRYKHPAVVFTLLGVTMVLLVAVLFLDRSHNTHRWIRFGPFSFQPSELAKPALILFLAYFLETRTKSIEDWKHTLLPAVVPSLIFSLLIVKQPDLGTALVCMAMTASVLFVAGMEIKYLGYGILASLPFLYYLLFHVGFRRQRMLAFVNPWADPQGAGFHMIQSLIAVGTGGITGLGLMEGKQKLFYLPEPHTDFIFAVIAEELGLIGTVAVVTLFAVFCYRGMRAAIRTSDLFGRFLAVGITGTVAIQAFFNISVVLGLLPTKGIPLPFISYGGSSLFITLACVGVLLNISQQTD, from the coding sequence ATGGCAAAACGCGTCAGCGTTGATCGCTGGCTGTTCGGCGCAACTATTCTTCTCGTTCTTCTCGGATTACTAATGGTCTTCAGCGCGTCGGCAGTGATGGCCAAGGATCGCTTCGGCTCTCCTTACACATTTGTTCTGCGCCAGATCGGGTGGGCATGCGCGGGAGTGCTGGCCATGGTCGCGCTGATGCGCGTGGACTACCGCCGCTACAAGCATCCCGCGGTGGTTTTCACGCTGCTCGGCGTCACCATGGTGCTGCTCGTCGCAGTGCTATTCCTCGATCGCTCGCACAACACGCATCGGTGGATTCGCTTTGGACCGTTTTCTTTCCAGCCGTCGGAGCTCGCCAAACCTGCACTGATTTTGTTTCTGGCCTATTTCCTCGAGACGAGAACGAAGAGCATTGAAGATTGGAAGCACACGCTGTTGCCCGCCGTTGTGCCCAGTTTGATTTTCTCTCTGCTGATTGTGAAGCAGCCCGATTTGGGAACGGCGCTGGTGTGCATGGCCATGACTGCTTCCGTCCTCTTCGTTGCCGGGATGGAGATCAAGTATCTCGGATACGGCATCCTCGCCAGCCTGCCGTTCCTCTACTACCTCCTCTTCCATGTCGGATTTCGACGCCAGCGTATGCTCGCGTTCGTAAATCCCTGGGCCGATCCGCAGGGCGCCGGCTTCCACATGATTCAATCGCTAATCGCTGTTGGGACCGGAGGCATTACCGGATTGGGATTGATGGAAGGCAAGCAAAAGCTCTTTTATCTTCCTGAGCCGCATACGGACTTTATTTTTGCCGTGATCGCAGAAGAGCTTGGCCTGATCGGAACAGTCGCGGTAGTCACGTTATTCGCTGTGTTTTGCTATCGCGGCATGCGCGCCGCGATCCGTACATCCGATCTCTTCGGCCGCTTCCTTGCCGTCGGGATCACCGGCACGGTCGCGATTCAGGCGTTCTTCAACATCAGCGTCGTGCTGGGGCTACTGCCAACCAAAGGCATCCCACTGCCCTTCATCTCCTATGGCGGCAGTTCTTTATTCATCACTCTGGCGTGTGTTGGAGTATTGCTGAACATTAGCCAGCAGACAGACTAG
- the murD gene encoding UDP-N-acetylmuramoyl-L-alanine--D-glutamate ligase has translation MEVKGKRVLVVGLGKSGVASAQFLAARGARVTVSDTRSQNELKTQIPALLDRGIAVETGGHGERTFRDQDLIVVSPGVPSDLPQLVRARGQGIPVIGEIELAARFLRGKIVAITGSNGKTTTTTLCGEVIASASQRTLVGGNIGTPVILLVDDSTDDTVNVIEVSSFQLETIETFHPNIAVVLNITPDHLDRHGSMEAYTAAKARIFENQDASDYSVLNLDDEGSAGLRSRTQGQLCWFTRKQQLSGDQTGTFVREGRIYWRDGMHEQAIMPASEIPLKGAHNLENVLAAVAVGRLCGCDAVTIANAVRKFKAVEHRLQYIATISGVEYYNDSKATNVDATIKAIESFPGNIHLILGGKDKDSDYTLMNHLLRERVKRVYTIGSAAEKIRAHVQSAVEVLPCKTLDAAVDRARDLAKSGDVVLLAPACSSFDQFENYEHRGRTFRALVERLADATPAGSERH, from the coding sequence ATGGAAGTAAAAGGCAAACGTGTGCTGGTCGTCGGACTGGGAAAGTCCGGCGTGGCTTCGGCACAGTTTCTCGCCGCTCGTGGAGCGCGCGTTACGGTTTCCGATACGCGCAGCCAGAACGAACTCAAGACGCAGATTCCTGCGCTGCTCGATCGCGGTATTGCGGTCGAAACCGGTGGCCATGGGGAGCGCACTTTCCGCGATCAAGATTTAATAGTCGTTAGTCCTGGCGTTCCGTCCGATTTGCCGCAGCTCGTACGCGCTCGGGGGCAGGGAATCCCGGTCATCGGTGAGATCGAGCTCGCCGCACGTTTTCTGAGAGGCAAGATCGTTGCGATCACCGGCTCTAATGGCAAAACCACAACAACTACTCTCTGCGGCGAAGTGATTGCGAGCGCGAGTCAACGCACGCTGGTGGGCGGCAACATCGGGACCCCTGTGATTTTGCTAGTCGATGATTCGACTGACGACACGGTAAATGTAATTGAGGTCTCGAGCTTTCAGCTCGAGACCATCGAAACATTTCATCCTAATATTGCGGTTGTACTCAACATCACGCCCGACCATCTTGATCGTCACGGCAGCATGGAGGCATACACCGCGGCGAAGGCTCGCATCTTCGAAAATCAAGATGCATCCGATTACTCGGTTCTGAATCTCGATGACGAAGGCAGCGCGGGACTGCGCTCGCGAACCCAAGGCCAGCTCTGCTGGTTCACGCGCAAGCAGCAGCTGTCTGGTGATCAGACGGGAACGTTTGTGCGTGAAGGCCGAATTTACTGGCGAGACGGCATGCACGAGCAAGCCATCATGCCTGCTTCTGAGATTCCGCTCAAAGGTGCGCACAATCTGGAAAACGTTCTGGCAGCCGTTGCTGTCGGGCGACTCTGCGGCTGCGACGCTGTCACCATCGCCAACGCGGTGCGCAAGTTCAAAGCTGTCGAACATCGTCTGCAATACATCGCCACCATCAGCGGCGTCGAGTACTACAACGATTCCAAGGCTACAAACGTCGACGCCACGATCAAAGCGATCGAGTCATTCCCGGGAAACATTCACCTCATCCTGGGCGGAAAAGACAAAGACAGCGACTACACGCTCATGAATCACCTGCTGCGTGAGCGTGTGAAGCGCGTGTACACGATTGGCTCGGCGGCAGAGAAGATTCGCGCGCACGTCCAATCCGCCGTTGAAGTACTACCTTGTAAAACTCTCGACGCGGCGGTCGATCGCGCTCGCGATCTCGCGAAGTCCGGCGACGTCGTCTTGCTCGCCCCAGCCTGTTCCAGCTTCGATCAGTTCGAGAACTACGAACATCGTGGTCGCACCTTCCGCGCGCTCGTCGAGCGCTTAGCTGATGCGACCCCAGCAGGATCGGAGCGCCACTGA
- the mraY gene encoding phospho-N-acetylmuramoyl-pentapeptide-transferase, translating to MLYWLLYQKLHTFFPPFRIFSYITFRTAFASLTALFMGMVVGPAIIRQLREFQIGQYIREEGPAAHQKKAGTPTMGGVLIVVAILVPTVLWADLSNPYIWIAVLSTIAFAAIGFADDYLKIVHHRNLGLTGRAKLGFQIVTSIGIAVVLVWMQAAGKYSTHLMVPFVKRFQPDLAIGALEKVPHLWLVAFIPFIAFVALVIVGSSNAVNLTDGLDGLAIGCTIVAAAALTVLTYVSGHARFAEYLGLQKMPQVAEVTIFCGAMVGSSIGFLWYNAHPAEIFMGDVGSLGLGGAIGTVAVIIKQELLLPFIGGVFVLEALSVMLQVGSYKLRKKRIFKMAPLHHHFELIGWSESKVIVRFWIAALVFALFALTTLKLR from the coding sequence TTGCTTTACTGGCTCCTTTATCAGAAGCTGCATACGTTTTTTCCTCCGTTTCGCATCTTCAGTTACATCACCTTCCGCACGGCCTTCGCGAGCCTGACCGCTCTGTTCATGGGGATGGTGGTTGGTCCGGCGATCATCCGCCAGCTTCGCGAGTTCCAGATTGGGCAATATATAAGAGAAGAAGGACCTGCGGCTCATCAGAAGAAAGCCGGCACGCCGACGATGGGAGGCGTGCTGATCGTTGTCGCCATTCTGGTTCCGACCGTGCTGTGGGCGGACCTGTCGAATCCGTATATCTGGATAGCGGTGCTCTCCACGATCGCATTCGCGGCAATTGGATTTGCCGACGACTATCTAAAGATCGTTCACCATCGCAATCTGGGACTTACAGGACGGGCCAAACTGGGATTCCAGATTGTGACCAGCATAGGAATCGCCGTAGTGCTGGTTTGGATGCAAGCGGCAGGGAAGTATTCGACGCATCTGATGGTCCCATTCGTGAAACGATTCCAGCCCGATCTTGCCATTGGCGCATTAGAGAAAGTTCCGCATCTGTGGCTGGTAGCATTCATTCCGTTTATTGCATTTGTTGCACTGGTGATCGTGGGATCAAGCAATGCCGTCAACCTGACCGATGGACTCGATGGGTTGGCGATCGGCTGCACGATCGTTGCCGCCGCCGCTCTGACCGTTCTTACTTATGTGAGTGGACATGCGCGATTTGCCGAATATCTTGGCTTGCAGAAGATGCCGCAGGTCGCCGAAGTTACGATCTTCTGCGGCGCCATGGTGGGATCGAGTATCGGCTTTCTCTGGTACAACGCTCATCCCGCCGAGATATTTATGGGCGACGTGGGTTCTCTTGGGCTCGGCGGCGCGATTGGTACGGTTGCGGTGATCATCAAGCAGGAACTGCTGCTGCCATTCATTGGGGGAGTTTTTGTACTCGAAGCGTTATCGGTCATGCTGCAGGTCGGTTCCTACAAGCTGCGCAAGAAACGCATCTTCAAAATGGCGCCGCTTCATCATCATTTCGAGCTGATTGGATGGAGCGAGTCGAAGGTGATCGTGCGCTTCTGGATCGCTGCACTGGTGTTTGCACTTTTTGCTCTGACCACGCTTAAACTACGCTGA
- the murF gene encoding UDP-N-acetylmuramoyl-tripeptide--D-alanyl-D-alanine ligase, with the protein MKLPLWRVAEFVQASGKFDGEQVAGGYSIDSRTLQPGDLFFAIRGERLDGHDYVEKALQAGASGAIIAIDQAERFAASGKVLIVKDTLVALQRLGAAVRRLWGKRLVGVTGSAGKTTTKDVIAHVLSTRFRVLKSQGNLNNHFGLPLQLLKLEAEHDIAVIEMGMSHAGEITALCDVAKPDWGVVTAVAPVHLEFFPDGIAGIARAKYELIASLPSSGVAFLNADDPYVSQFGRDFRGKVVMFGISHAADVSAKSLEDLGPRGSRFQLQAGGVITPAELPLLGSHNVSNALAGVAVALEAGVTPSEAAASLASLKAPDKRGQVLQINGATIINDCYNSNPKALEAMVDVVASSPAKRRIVVAGEMLELGPAAPELHRQSGNHVAQRKIDILLGVRGAASFIVEGAAAGGVFAKFVPEPELAGDWLAENLKAGDVVLLKASRGVKLERALERLNERLGTSMQVK; encoded by the coding sequence ATGAAGCTTCCGCTGTGGCGCGTTGCCGAATTCGTGCAGGCCTCGGGCAAGTTCGATGGTGAGCAGGTCGCCGGCGGGTACTCGATCGATTCGCGCACACTTCAACCCGGAGACCTCTTCTTTGCGATTCGCGGCGAGCGTCTCGATGGGCACGACTATGTCGAGAAAGCTCTGCAGGCGGGAGCCTCGGGAGCGATAATCGCGATCGATCAAGCCGAGAGGTTCGCAGCATCCGGCAAAGTCCTGATCGTGAAGGACACGCTCGTCGCTCTGCAGCGTCTCGGTGCGGCCGTGCGCAGGCTCTGGGGCAAGCGCCTCGTGGGAGTCACTGGATCGGCTGGAAAGACAACCACCAAAGACGTGATCGCCCATGTGCTCTCGACGCGCTTTCGCGTGCTGAAATCACAAGGCAATCTCAACAACCATTTTGGACTGCCGCTGCAGTTGCTGAAGCTTGAGGCCGAGCACGACATCGCTGTGATCGAAATGGGAATGTCGCATGCTGGGGAGATCACTGCGCTTTGCGATGTCGCAAAGCCGGACTGGGGCGTCGTTACGGCGGTTGCTCCCGTCCATCTCGAATTCTTTCCTGATGGAATTGCTGGAATTGCACGAGCGAAATACGAGCTGATTGCTTCGCTTCCATCCTCCGGTGTGGCCTTCCTGAATGCCGATGATCCTTATGTTTCCCAATTCGGACGCGACTTTCGCGGCAAGGTAGTCATGTTCGGGATCTCGCACGCGGCGGATGTGTCGGCGAAATCGCTGGAAGATCTCGGTCCGCGTGGCTCGCGCTTTCAATTGCAGGCTGGCGGAGTGATCACTCCGGCGGAACTTCCATTGCTCGGCAGCCATAACGTTTCCAACGCCCTCGCCGGAGTCGCCGTGGCGCTTGAGGCTGGAGTCACTCCATCCGAAGCCGCGGCTTCTTTAGCTTCCTTGAAGGCTCCTGATAAACGCGGTCAGGTTCTTCAGATCAACGGAGCCACGATCATCAACGATTGCTACAACTCGAATCCCAAGGCGCTGGAGGCAATGGTGGATGTGGTGGCCTCTTCTCCGGCAAAGCGGCGCATAGTGGTCGCCGGTGAAATGCTGGAACTTGGTCCCGCCGCTCCTGAGCTTCATCGTCAGAGCGGGAATCACGTTGCTCAACGCAAGATCGACATTCTTCTCGGAGTCCGCGGCGCTGCCAGCTTTATAGTGGAGGGAGCCGCAGCCGGAGGTGTTTTCGCGAAGTTCGTTCCCGAGCCCGAACTGGCAGGAGATTGGTTAGCGGAGAATCTTAAGGCAGGTGACGTCGTTCTTTTGAAGGCATCGCGCGGCGTGAAACTCGAGCGGGCGCTGGAGCGGTTGAATGAACGGCTCGGTACGTCAATGCAGGTGAAGTAG
- a CDS encoding UDP-N-acetylmuramoyl-L-alanyl-D-glutamate--2,6-diaminopimelate ligase produces MKFRDIIRNVETLSVSGDAEITGIAYDSRKVKPGFLFLAMRGESSDGNRFIDAALRAGASAIVTDSDTTVSPPNIAFAQVAHGRQALAKISANFYGRPADHLKLTGVTGTNGKTTTTFVVEHILRTAGRSVAMIGTIEYHVAGRVLPAPHTTPESLELNATFAEAVHAGATEAVMEVSSHALEQGRVYGLHYDVAVFTNLTRDHLDYHQSMEAYLAAKAKLFQGDGAAPPAIAVINQDDEYGVKLREIAQESGSEVIGYGLHGARARAENIVYSPTGTRFDLRLGDETIGCESRLIGEINVYNVLAASAAAYARGCALDQIRDAIASFTRVPGRFERIDCGQPFIVVVDYAHTDDALRNLTRIARQLLAQQKSEGRIITLFGCGGDRDRTKRPLMARAAGEGSDFVVLTSDNPRSEDPLAIIADALPGLTQTGSRHVVEPDRRKAIGIAINEARSGDIVLIAGKGHEKYQITRAGTFSFDDVQVAREALAQVGYQAAREGAPVA; encoded by the coding sequence ATGAAGTTCCGCGACATCATCCGCAATGTCGAGACGCTCTCTGTGAGCGGCGACGCCGAGATTACCGGCATTGCTTATGACTCGCGGAAGGTGAAGCCGGGATTTCTGTTTCTCGCCATGCGCGGCGAGAGTAGTGATGGCAATCGGTTCATCGATGCTGCGCTGCGTGCAGGCGCCTCAGCAATCGTTACGGATTCGGATACTACTGTCTCGCCGCCGAACATTGCATTTGCACAAGTCGCGCATGGAAGGCAGGCTCTGGCCAAGATCAGCGCGAACTTTTATGGTCGTCCGGCGGATCATCTCAAGCTGACCGGCGTTACCGGCACGAATGGAAAGACCACGACTACGTTTGTTGTCGAGCACATTCTGCGCACCGCCGGCCGCTCGGTTGCGATGATTGGAACGATTGAATATCACGTCGCCGGACGTGTGCTGCCTGCTCCACATACCACGCCGGAATCGCTGGAGTTGAATGCGACCTTTGCGGAAGCTGTGCATGCGGGCGCAACAGAAGCCGTCATGGAGGTCTCCTCGCACGCGCTGGAGCAGGGTCGCGTGTACGGGCTGCACTATGATGTTGCCGTCTTTACCAATCTCACGCGTGATCACCTCGACTATCACCAGAGCATGGAAGCGTACTTAGCAGCGAAAGCCAAGTTGTTTCAGGGCGATGGCGCTGCGCCTCCTGCCATTGCGGTCATAAATCAAGACGATGAGTACGGAGTCAAGCTGCGCGAAATCGCGCAGGAGAGCGGCTCCGAAGTGATTGGCTATGGATTACACGGAGCGCGAGCAAGAGCCGAGAACATTGTGTATTCCCCCACTGGAACACGATTCGATTTGCGTCTCGGCGACGAGACGATCGGCTGTGAGTCTCGTCTGATCGGCGAGATCAACGTGTACAACGTGCTCGCGGCTTCGGCTGCTGCCTACGCGCGGGGATGTGCGCTCGATCAGATTCGTGATGCGATCGCAAGCTTCACGCGCGTGCCGGGCAGGTTTGAGCGCATCGATTGCGGTCAGCCGTTCATTGTTGTCGTTGACTATGCGCATACTGACGACGCTCTTCGCAATCTAACGCGCATCGCTCGCCAACTGTTGGCGCAGCAGAAGTCTGAAGGACGAATCATCACGCTCTTCGGCTGCGGCGGCGATCGCGATCGCACCAAGCGTCCGCTGATGGCGCGCGCTGCAGGTGAGGGAAGCGATTTCGTGGTGCTTACATCCGACAATCCGCGCAGTGAAGATCCGCTGGCGATCATCGCCGATGCGCTTCCCGGATTGACACAAACCGGCAGCCGTCATGTGGTCGAGCCAGACCGGCGAAAAGCTATTGGCATAGCGATTAACGAAGCTCGATCAGGCGACATCGTGCTCATTGCCGGAAAGGGGCACGAAAAATATCAGATCACCCGCGCGGGAACATTTTCCTTCGACGACGTGCAGGTCGCGCGCGAGGCGCTGGCGCAGGTGGGATATCAAGCTGCTCGTGAAGGAGCGCCAGTCGCATGA